A genomic window from Arthrobacter sp. FW305-BF8 includes:
- a CDS encoding ABC-F family ATP-binding cassette domain-containing protein produces MAHLLGGENLTVSYATRTVLDGITLGLEEGDRIGMVGRNGDGKSTLMRLLALRSTPDSGRVTKRGDVNIGYLDQSDVLDADLTVGAAIVGDQADYEWARNPQIREIMGGLVSDVDWHANVHALSGGQKRRVALAKLLIEDHDVIMLDEPTNHLDVEGVAWLSRHLKTRWRANQGAFLVVTHDRWFLDEVCNKTWEIHDGIMDPFEGGYAAYVLARAERDRAASVMEGKRQQLVKKELAWLRRGAPARTAKPKFRIEAANALIADVPAPRDSMALSKMATARQGKDVLDLEHVSLDFLGSADQKLFDNITLRLAPGERLGLVGVNGAGKTTLLKLLNGEIQPTSGKVKRGKTVVTAVLTQEVKELDDVKDLRVIEVIEREKRSFNVGGKEFSAGQLVEQLGFTNEKQWTPVRDLSGGERRRLQLLRLLVGEPNVLMLDEPTNDLDTDTLAAVEDVLDGWPGTLVVVSHDRYLLERVTDHQMALLGDGKIRALPRGVDQYLELREGALAGSTITGGGNPVTGPSGSSAPAVAGPAGPSEAEKRDARKAKNRIDRQLGKLTQQEEKIHAQMVKSTADNDFEAMAEQNKKLKTLAEEREALELEWLEALEVLGE; encoded by the coding sequence GTGGCACACCTGCTCGGCGGCGAGAACCTCACAGTCTCGTACGCAACCCGCACCGTTCTTGACGGCATCACCCTCGGACTCGAAGAGGGTGACCGGATCGGGATGGTCGGCAGGAACGGCGACGGCAAGTCAACGCTGATGCGGCTGCTGGCGCTGCGGTCCACCCCCGATTCCGGCCGGGTCACCAAGCGCGGAGACGTCAACATCGGCTACCTGGACCAAAGCGACGTCCTCGACGCCGACCTCACGGTGGGCGCCGCGATCGTCGGCGACCAGGCGGACTACGAATGGGCCCGCAATCCGCAGATCCGCGAGATCATGGGCGGACTGGTGTCCGACGTTGACTGGCACGCCAACGTGCACGCACTCTCCGGCGGCCAGAAACGGCGCGTGGCCCTGGCGAAGCTGCTGATCGAAGACCACGACGTGATCATGCTCGACGAGCCCACGAACCACCTCGACGTCGAAGGGGTCGCCTGGCTGTCCCGCCACCTGAAGACACGCTGGCGGGCCAACCAGGGCGCGTTCCTGGTGGTTACCCACGACCGCTGGTTCCTCGACGAAGTCTGCAACAAGACCTGGGAAATCCACGACGGCATCATGGATCCCTTCGAAGGCGGCTACGCAGCGTATGTCCTGGCCCGTGCCGAACGTGACCGCGCCGCGTCGGTGATGGAAGGCAAACGGCAGCAGCTCGTCAAGAAGGAACTGGCCTGGCTGCGCCGCGGCGCCCCCGCCCGCACTGCAAAGCCCAAGTTCCGCATCGAGGCAGCCAACGCCCTGATCGCCGACGTTCCGGCGCCGCGCGACTCGATGGCGCTGAGCAAGATGGCCACGGCGCGCCAGGGCAAGGATGTGCTCGACCTCGAGCACGTCTCCCTGGACTTCTTGGGTAGTGCCGATCAGAAGCTTTTCGACAACATCACCCTTCGCCTCGCACCGGGGGAGCGGCTAGGGCTGGTCGGCGTCAACGGCGCCGGCAAGACCACGCTCCTGAAACTCCTCAACGGCGAAATCCAGCCCACCTCCGGCAAGGTCAAGCGCGGCAAGACGGTTGTCACCGCCGTACTGACCCAGGAGGTCAAGGAGCTCGACGACGTCAAGGACCTGCGGGTCATCGAAGTGATCGAGCGCGAAAAGCGGTCCTTCAACGTTGGCGGCAAGGAATTCAGCGCCGGTCAGCTCGTGGAACAGCTCGGCTTCACCAACGAGAAGCAGTGGACCCCGGTCAGGGACCTTTCCGGTGGCGAACGCCGCCGGCTCCAGCTGCTGCGCCTCCTCGTGGGCGAGCCCAACGTGCTCATGCTTGACGAACCCACCAACGACCTCGACACGGACACCCTGGCCGCCGTCGAGGACGTCCTGGACGGCTGGCCGGGGACTCTCGTTGTGGTCAGCCACGACCGCTACCTGCTGGAGCGTGTCACGGACCACCAGATGGCATTGCTGGGTGACGGCAAGATCCGTGCCCTGCCCCGCGGCGTGGACCAGTACCTCGAACTGCGCGAAGGTGCCCTGGCCGGCTCCACCATCACCGGCGGCGGCAACCCCGTCACCGGTCCCAGCGGCAGTTCGGCGCCGGCTGTCGCAGGCCCGGCCGGCCCTTCGGAAGCCGAGAAGCGCGACGCCCGCAAGGCCAAAAACCGGATCGACCGCCAGCTGGGCAAGCTGACGCAGCAGGAAGAGAAAATCCACGCCCAGATGGTCAAGAGCACGGCCGACAACGACTTCGAGGCCATGGCCGAGCAGAACAAGAAGCTCAAGACCCTGGCCGAAGAACGCGAAGCCCTGGAACTCGAGTGGCTCGAGGCCCTGGAAGTCCTCGGCGAGTAA